In Nostoc sp. GT001, a genomic segment contains:
- a CDS encoding DUF1338 domain-containing protein: protein MKPEITLDLWKLLWQEYSARVNHARIYQQMITTAGGTVANDHIAFRSLRLLVDTPQGQVNLGIDYLGQLAEALGYVAAGEYTFAQTHLYARHYRHLQQEEFNLPKLFISELIVDELPSNIAQLISTTVSSIPKELTSPLTLLQKDGNLETIAKQLQQIFTRPWLPPQRFVVEEVNQVTQYGAWVLLHGYAVNHFTGYINGQNTPEYPDIDTTASALANLGVPMKAEIEGNVACGLRQTATQAVTEMVTVLDDNSGAEIQIPWTYAYYEIAQRYLVEVESEKQQLFDAFLGSNAQQLFEMTRLSKYSNPI from the coding sequence ATGAAACCCGAAATAACCCTTGATTTATGGAAATTACTTTGGCAAGAATACAGTGCCAGGGTCAATCATGCTCGTATCTACCAGCAAATGATTACTACTGCGGGTGGGACTGTCGCCAACGACCACATCGCCTTTCGGTCTTTGCGTTTATTAGTAGATACTCCACAGGGTCAAGTTAACTTAGGAATTGACTACCTTGGACAACTTGCAGAAGCTTTGGGTTACGTGGCGGCTGGAGAGTATACTTTTGCTCAAACTCATTTGTACGCCCGTCATTATCGTCATCTGCAGCAAGAGGAATTTAACTTACCCAAGCTGTTTATCAGCGAGTTGATTGTCGATGAATTGCCTAGCAATATCGCTCAACTTATCTCTACAACAGTATCTTCAATCCCAAAAGAACTGACCTCACCCCTTACTCTGCTACAAAAAGACGGGAACCTTGAAACCATCGCCAAACAACTCCAGCAAATCTTCACCCGCCCTTGGCTACCTCCGCAGCGTTTTGTCGTTGAAGAGGTGAATCAGGTTACTCAGTACGGGGCTTGGGTGTTGCTGCACGGATATGCTGTCAACCACTTTACAGGCTACATCAACGGACAGAATACTCCAGAATATCCAGATATTGATACTACCGCCAGTGCTTTGGCTAACCTGGGTGTACCAATGAAAGCAGAGATAGAGGGAAATGTTGCTTGTGGTTTGCGGCAAACTGCAACTCAAGCAGTAACGGAAATGGTGACGGTGTTAGATGATAACAGTGGTGCAGAAATTCAGATTCCTTGGACTTATGCCTATTATGAAATTGCCCAGCGCTATCTAGTAGAAGTGGAATCTGAAAAGCAGCAGCTTTTTGATGCTTTTCTAGGAAGTAATGCCCAGCAATTGTTTGAAATGACTCGTCTATCTAAATATAGCAATCCAATTTGA